Proteins encoded together in one Rubripirellula reticaptiva window:
- a CDS encoding valine--pyruvate transaminase, with protein MSWELSEFGERLACGSGIGELMDDLGHAIAIGGDRICMLGGGQPAHIPEIDAVWRRRIEEISAVPGELEHSLGNYEPPVGNAAFRLALAEMFQRNFGWKIGPENIAVTPGGQSAFFFILNALAGRFSDGRTKKVMLPVIPEYIGYANQSVGEDFFHAVRPRIEKIGKHRFKYRVDFEQLEVTDDIAAICVSRPTNPSGNVLTDEEIDHLANLARQHNIPLIIDGAYGVPFPNAIFTDVTPMWDDQMVLTLSLSKIGLPGTRTGIVIAREELIQSIASMTSIIGLANTNIGQTIVKPLIETDELLRLSNDVVRPFYLQKSIDAIAMAEEIFDDATPYRIHRSEGAFFLWMWFEDLPITATELYERLKRRDVLIVPGNYFFFGDQLSADKAKPWPHRDQCIRMTFTMPEEKVRKGLETIADEVQRAYRSK; from the coding sequence ATGAGTTGGGAACTATCTGAATTTGGCGAGCGTCTGGCTTGCGGTAGCGGAATTGGCGAGTTGATGGACGACTTGGGCCACGCAATCGCAATAGGCGGTGACCGCATCTGCATGCTCGGCGGTGGTCAACCGGCGCACATCCCCGAAATCGATGCTGTGTGGCGACGCCGCATCGAAGAGATCTCTGCCGTGCCCGGCGAACTCGAGCATTCGCTCGGCAACTATGAACCACCGGTTGGAAACGCGGCGTTTCGACTTGCGCTAGCAGAAATGTTTCAACGCAACTTTGGCTGGAAAATCGGCCCCGAAAACATCGCAGTCACGCCGGGCGGACAATCGGCTTTCTTCTTCATCCTCAATGCACTTGCCGGCCGATTCAGCGATGGTCGCACTAAGAAAGTCATGCTGCCGGTGATCCCAGAGTACATCGGTTATGCCAACCAATCGGTCGGCGAAGATTTCTTCCACGCGGTCCGGCCTCGGATCGAAAAGATCGGGAAGCACCGTTTCAAATACCGAGTCGATTTCGAACAACTAGAAGTCACCGACGACATTGCTGCGATCTGCGTATCGCGTCCCACCAACCCCAGTGGGAACGTACTCACTGACGAGGAGATCGACCATCTCGCAAACCTGGCTCGTCAGCACAACATCCCGCTGATCATCGATGGTGCTTACGGCGTGCCTTTCCCCAACGCGATCTTTACCGACGTCACGCCAATGTGGGATGACCAGATGGTGCTGACTCTAAGCCTCTCGAAGATCGGGCTGCCGGGAACACGAACTGGCATCGTGATCGCTCGCGAGGAATTGATTCAATCCATCGCATCGATGACTTCGATCATCGGACTAGCGAACACCAATATTGGACAAACCATCGTCAAACCCTTGATCGAAACGGATGAGTTGCTGCGACTATCCAACGATGTGGTGCGACCGTTTTATCTCCAAAAATCGATCGACGCGATTGCAATGGCCGAAGAAATTTTCGACGACGCGACTCCCTATCGGATTCACCGAAGCGAAGGTGCGTTCTTTCTGTGGATGTGGTTCGAAGATCTGCCGATCACAGCGACCGAACTGTACGAACGCCTCAAACGTAGAGACGTCTTAATTGTGCCTGGCAACTACTTTTTCTTTGGCGATCAATTATCCGCCGATAAGGCCAAACCGTGGCCTCACCGCGACCAGTGCATCCGAATGACTTTCACGATGCCGGAGGAAAAGGTGCGAAAAGGGCTTGAAACGATCGCGGACGAAGTCCAGCGTGCCTATCGATCCAAATAG
- a CDS encoding hydroxypyruvate isomerase family protein: protein MMMAAVASAAVTGVASAQESAAATTQNATASVDAKQGRLNQSVCKWCFPKMSLEDLAKEAASMGMVGIDLLDPPDFPTLKKHGLICTMVQSHSLSNGLCDTKFHDNCIEKISAAIEATSAEGWKNVIVFSGNARGTDRETGMKNCVDALAKVVPLAEKAGVTLQMELLNSKVNHADYMCDNSKWGVELVKRVASDNFKLLYDIYHMQIMEGDIIRTIQENHKYYGHYHTAGNPGRHELDDSQELLYPPIAKAIADTGFDGYFAHEFLPVRDPMAGLRDAVKQCIV from the coding sequence ATGATGATGGCAGCCGTTGCAAGTGCAGCCGTCACCGGCGTCGCATCGGCACAGGAATCGGCTGCTGCGACCACCCAAAACGCCACCGCCTCGGTCGATGCCAAACAGGGCCGACTGAATCAATCGGTTTGCAAGTGGTGCTTCCCGAAAATGTCGCTCGAAGACTTGGCGAAAGAAGCAGCGTCGATGGGAATGGTCGGGATCGACCTGCTAGATCCGCCCGACTTCCCAACACTAAAGAAGCACGGCTTGATCTGTACGATGGTTCAATCGCATTCACTAAGTAATGGATTGTGCGACACGAAGTTCCATGACAATTGCATCGAAAAAATTTCTGCGGCAATCGAAGCGACTTCCGCCGAAGGTTGGAAGAACGTAATCGTCTTCAGTGGTAACGCGCGTGGCACCGATCGCGAAACCGGCATGAAGAACTGTGTCGATGCGTTAGCCAAAGTCGTACCGCTTGCCGAAAAAGCGGGCGTGACACTGCAAATGGAACTGCTAAATAGTAAGGTGAACCACGCCGACTACATGTGCGACAACAGCAAGTGGGGCGTCGAACTGGTCAAGCGAGTCGCCAGCGACAACTTCAAACTTTTGTATGACATCTACCACATGCAAATCATGGAAGGTGACATCATTCGCACCATTCAAGAAAACCACAAGTATTACGGTCACTACCACACCGCCGGAAATCCAGGTCGCCACGAACTGGACGATTCACAAGAATTACTGTATCCACCGATCGCAAAAGCGATCGCCGACACCGGCTTTGACGGCTACTTCGCCCACGAGTTCTTGCCAGTCCGCGATCCGATGGCTGGACTGCGTGACGCCGTCAAGCAGTGCATCGTCTAA
- a CDS encoding AP2/ERF family transcription factor — translation MSADRNITRIERVTTGGYLIRMMRKTKMHMEYFSDREYGGKRKALLAARKHRDKMEEKLKGFTPKQIANKERSNNTSGVVGVRYVEEVDPRWKSKPVYGYWVAQWSPQPGVRKTQRFSVEKYGDDEAYEMAVKARNKGVRSMGK, via the coding sequence ATGAGTGCAGACCGCAACATCACCCGTATCGAACGCGTTACCACGGGCGGATATCTGATTCGCATGATGCGAAAAACTAAGATGCACATGGAATACTTTTCGGACCGCGAATATGGCGGAAAACGAAAAGCACTGTTGGCGGCACGTAAACACCGCGACAAAATGGAAGAAAAGCTGAAGGGTTTTACTCCTAAGCAAATCGCCAACAAAGAACGATCCAACAACACGTCAGGTGTTGTCGGCGTCCGTTATGTCGAAGAAGTCGATCCGCGGTGGAAGTCAAAACCGGTCTACGGTTATTGGGTTGCCCAGTGGAGCCCCCAGCCGGGCGTGCGAAAGACACAGCGATTTTCAGTCGAAAAGTACGGCGACGACGAAGCCTATGAGATGGCAGTCAAAGCCAGAAACAAAGGCGTTCGATCGATGGGCAAGTAG
- a CDS encoding UvrD-helicase domain-containing protein produces the protein MNKVTDPMESPSDSSDVDAFTDGGLLPTLVRASAGTGKTYRLTARLLRILLQGASPETILATTFTRKAAGEILDRVLLTLARAADPDDPEALQSLRDQVGIATLPRSVCLQLIDTLLRNIHRLRICTMDSLFSQLARSFPFELGLPPAWRLTDEIEEAWLRERAVDSVISMLDRSEMTAVLSMLGKGDIKRSVARELLQVVDAAYSGQRLCNDDVWKQLKAPKLPESADVTRAAGIMRMAEPPQKRLRTKLDQFAEKLELRDFGSLVDDTLVANIGAARRSRTEVLYYRSPFPEGVDEAFDVVYAAAKSTVLALMNAQNEATATVIAAYDHHIGQLKHTARAVGFEDVAIRLAAEFSRLDQKSLALRMDGAVDHLLLDEFQDTSPVQWHVLRPFAARCAAPVDESAGKDAQREVPKSFFCVGDTKQAIYGWRGGVAEIFEAVADQISGITEVEQNQSFRSSPVVVEAVNDTFKNLQRHPICDAANSGDLTDKSMYEAVAVRDFAVRFPTHSTARMELPGHVRLETARQIEDGDASQRQLACFEDAARIAAEINAANPERSIGILTRTNRGVAQLIFMLEQMEVSVSQEGGNPLTDSAAVEMILSALMMAEHPGDGRWAFHVSSTPMAAIPGFGSDFVRSMCEDRGVAETVEFLAGTLAPLCDVRETLRLKQLVQLALGYEMNPAPRLRDFVRMVREKRVERPQAAAVRVMTVHQSKGLEFDAVILAELDGPLTRARTSCVPDIERAGDPPKGLSRYLGSKSWHYLPATWQRAFGMQAEGSMTEAMCLLYVAMTRARQSLRMVIQPPKKTAFENRTPSSLIYHALGCKEDPTQGETVLFESGDPAWMGEPSEPVAEKNPMEAPIAIKFRCD, from the coding sequence ATGAACAAAGTCACTGATCCAATGGAGTCACCATCCGATTCATCTGATGTCGACGCATTTACCGATGGTGGATTGCTGCCGACACTCGTCCGAGCATCTGCTGGAACCGGCAAGACCTATCGCTTGACGGCGCGGCTGCTGCGAATCTTGTTGCAGGGTGCTTCCCCCGAAACGATCTTGGCGACGACGTTCACTCGCAAAGCCGCGGGCGAGATTCTCGATCGTGTGTTGCTAACGCTGGCTCGCGCCGCCGATCCCGATGATCCCGAGGCCTTGCAGTCGCTGCGCGATCAAGTCGGCATTGCGACGCTGCCGCGCAGCGTGTGCCTGCAATTGATCGACACGTTGCTGCGTAACATTCACCGACTGCGCATCTGCACGATGGACAGTCTGTTTTCACAACTTGCCCGATCTTTTCCATTCGAATTAGGGTTGCCGCCGGCCTGGCGACTGACGGATGAAATCGAAGAGGCTTGGTTGCGCGAGCGGGCGGTCGATTCGGTGATCTCAATGCTCGATCGTAGCGAAATGACGGCGGTTTTGTCGATGCTCGGCAAGGGCGACATCAAACGATCGGTTGCCCGTGAATTGTTGCAAGTCGTTGACGCGGCTTATAGCGGCCAGCGGCTATGCAACGACGACGTTTGGAAGCAATTGAAAGCACCGAAGCTTCCCGAGTCTGCAGACGTGACACGCGCCGCCGGGATCATGCGAATGGCTGAACCGCCACAGAAGCGGCTGCGGACGAAACTGGATCAATTCGCTGAAAAGCTAGAGCTTCGTGATTTTGGTTCATTGGTCGATGACACGCTGGTCGCCAATATCGGTGCGGCAAGACGATCGCGAACCGAAGTTCTGTACTATCGATCGCCTTTTCCTGAGGGCGTGGATGAAGCATTCGATGTCGTTTACGCCGCCGCGAAGTCGACGGTCCTTGCGCTGATGAATGCGCAGAACGAAGCAACCGCGACTGTGATCGCAGCTTACGATCACCACATCGGACAATTAAAGCATACTGCCCGTGCGGTGGGGTTCGAGGATGTTGCGATCCGCTTGGCGGCTGAGTTTTCGCGATTGGATCAAAAATCATTGGCGCTGCGAATGGACGGCGCCGTGGATCACTTATTGCTTGACGAATTTCAAGACACGTCGCCGGTGCAATGGCATGTGCTGCGCCCGTTTGCGGCCAGGTGTGCAGCACCGGTTGATGAATCTGCCGGGAAAGATGCTCAGCGTGAAGTGCCGAAGTCGTTTTTTTGCGTTGGCGACACTAAACAAGCGATTTACGGATGGCGCGGCGGTGTGGCAGAAATTTTCGAGGCGGTAGCGGATCAGATTTCGGGGATCACAGAAGTTGAGCAGAACCAAAGTTTTCGAAGCAGCCCGGTCGTGGTCGAAGCGGTCAACGACACTTTCAAGAATCTGCAACGCCATCCGATTTGTGACGCTGCCAACTCGGGCGATCTAACCGACAAGTCGATGTATGAAGCGGTTGCGGTCCGAGACTTTGCGGTTCGGTTTCCGACGCACTCCACCGCTCGGATGGAACTGCCCGGACACGTCAGGCTGGAAACGGCGCGTCAGATCGAAGACGGCGATGCGTCCCAGCGGCAACTGGCATGTTTCGAAGACGCCGCGCGGATCGCCGCTGAAATCAATGCTGCAAACCCTGAACGTTCGATCGGGATTTTGACGCGGACCAACCGTGGAGTGGCTCAGTTGATTTTCATGCTCGAACAGATGGAAGTTAGCGTCAGTCAGGAAGGCGGTAACCCGCTGACAGATTCGGCTGCGGTAGAAATGATCTTGTCGGCACTTATGATGGCAGAACATCCTGGCGATGGCCGCTGGGCATTTCACGTGTCATCGACGCCGATGGCCGCGATTCCCGGTTTTGGCAGCGACTTTGTTCGGTCGATGTGCGAGGACCGCGGGGTGGCGGAAACCGTCGAATTCTTGGCCGGAACATTGGCACCGCTTTGCGATGTTCGCGAAACGTTGCGGTTGAAACAACTGGTGCAACTGGCGCTAGGTTACGAAATGAATCCTGCGCCGCGGCTTCGCGACTTCGTGCGAATGGTTCGCGAAAAGCGAGTCGAGCGTCCGCAAGCCGCCGCGGTTCGCGTGATGACGGTTCATCAATCCAAGGGACTGGAATTTGATGCAGTGATACTGGCTGAATTGGACGGCCCGTTGACTCGTGCTCGGACGTCATGCGTGCCCGATATCGAACGAGCCGGTGATCCACCCAAGGGCCTGTCGCGATACCTCGGCAGCAAGTCGTGGCACTACTTGCCCGCAACCTGGCAGCGGGCGTTCGGGATGCAAGCCGAAGGATCGATGACCGAGGCGATGTGTTTGCTATATGTTGCGATGACGCGCGCTCGGCAGTCGCTGCGGATGGTGATTCAGCCACCCAAGAAAACGGCATTCGAAAACCGAACGCCATCGTCATTGATCTATCACGCGCTTGGGTGCAAAGAGGATCCAACCCAAGGCGAGACCGTTCTTTTCGAAAGCGGTGATCCCGCTTGGATGGGCGAACCGTCTGAGCCTGTGGCCGAGAAGAATCCAATGGAGGCACCCATCGCAATCAAGTTTCGTTGCGACTAG
- a CDS encoding PD-(D/E)XK nuclease family protein — protein sequence MKLFSTSCETVFVGWDGPLLPRSVTTLTERFQRDHQLDLSGLLCVLPSARGSHRLQDLLSQYSEANSIELRQPDVTTIGSLAERLYEPTATLALEFEQTLAWAEVMRQMRSEELEPLIPTIPPPEPISPWLELAGMLRRLHEELASSQLTFRDVYDVSETESEKRRWKLLDHIFKNYLTSLANVGLADPHVERRKAVTADRCQTGKTVVLIGTSDLSGAMTAMLRNLHSDVLSIVAAPSSMADRFDEFGCVQTDRWTEHHLPIEDAHLISAGDVADQAMAVAESMAEFAVRYRADQVTVGVTDESQVGPIEVSLRGCGVQTFRHLGWTVSETAVGRLLDLTASHLQRRTWQSLAAMVRHADVCRFVTESLDEESSDRWLTELDKLLANHFPIRIGKPLPSKAVESHPLAIAAADAVAQWLAVFGDGGSGQEKASIASWSQVIGKWLTELYQPAEPPVSDDDDLDQQPAVTRDRTSMALDAATKLMERFADLNAGLDLDITGAAAIEMLAARLGDTRVVGTAKPDHVQILGWLDLALDDAPAMTVVGLNHPFVPGATTSDPFLPGSLRTKLRMADNERRYARDVYAMHLILSARKDIRFIVGKSKADGTPTPPSRLLAATPTEDAARRIRMLLGKPRSRTLIDHQWDQPPTENGIVIAGSKLEIPAFDLSGDEDIVKTMSVTAFRDYLACPYRFYLRHVLKLRPIDDQSGELAANQFGDLVHGALERFGESPDRDEEQASKIEKLLLEYLHEYAADFYGSDASTAVGIQVAQAERRLKAVAIVQAQRIAEGWKIHASEASVSEKEGAGVEVDGRRMGLRGRFDRIDFHQATGRWAILDYKTHGHKPEKKHLEKAGDGHRWIDLQLPLYRMMVPFLGIEAPPQEVSLGYFNVSEKDEETKINLAEFTEPQMSDAEQIIHHCIRQIWQRKFEPTSERVEFDDYSMILQTDVASRMLDQDDSWGSEGEGA from the coding sequence GTGAAACTTTTTTCGACATCCTGTGAAACTGTGTTTGTTGGCTGGGACGGTCCCCTGTTGCCACGCTCTGTGACGACGTTGACCGAGCGATTCCAGCGTGACCACCAACTGGATCTCTCTGGATTGTTGTGCGTGTTGCCATCGGCCAGAGGCTCGCATCGGTTGCAAGACTTGCTGTCGCAGTACAGCGAAGCGAACTCGATCGAATTGCGCCAGCCCGACGTGACCACCATCGGAAGCCTTGCCGAACGCTTGTACGAACCGACGGCAACGTTGGCGCTCGAGTTCGAACAGACGCTCGCGTGGGCCGAGGTCATGCGGCAAATGCGATCGGAAGAACTGGAACCGTTGATCCCAACGATCCCGCCACCCGAACCGATCTCGCCATGGCTGGAATTGGCGGGCATGCTGCGCCGCTTGCATGAAGAACTCGCGTCAAGCCAGTTGACGTTTCGAGACGTCTACGATGTTTCCGAGACCGAATCCGAGAAACGCCGCTGGAAATTGCTGGACCATATTTTCAAGAACTATTTGACATCGCTTGCAAATGTGGGTCTGGCCGATCCGCATGTCGAGCGGCGCAAGGCGGTCACCGCGGACCGATGTCAAACCGGAAAAACGGTTGTGCTGATCGGGACAAGTGACCTGAGCGGCGCGATGACGGCGATGCTTAGGAATCTGCACTCGGATGTGCTGTCGATCGTTGCGGCGCCATCGTCGATGGCGGATCGGTTCGACGAATTCGGCTGTGTCCAAACGGATCGGTGGACTGAACATCATTTGCCGATCGAAGACGCGCACCTTATTTCCGCGGGTGACGTCGCAGATCAAGCCATGGCAGTTGCGGAATCAATGGCGGAATTTGCAGTGCGTTATCGTGCCGATCAAGTGACGGTCGGCGTGACTGATGAATCCCAAGTCGGTCCAATCGAAGTCAGTCTGCGGGGCTGTGGGGTGCAGACGTTTCGGCATCTCGGTTGGACGGTTTCGGAAACCGCGGTCGGTCGACTGCTTGACTTAACGGCTTCCCATTTACAGCGACGAACGTGGCAGTCATTGGCGGCGATGGTGCGGCACGCTGACGTGTGCCGATTTGTCACCGAAAGTTTAGACGAAGAGAGTTCGGATCGATGGCTTACCGAGCTCGACAAGCTGCTTGCCAATCATTTTCCGATTCGAATCGGAAAGCCGTTGCCGTCCAAGGCCGTCGAGTCTCACCCGCTTGCGATAGCGGCCGCTGACGCGGTGGCTCAGTGGTTGGCTGTGTTCGGCGATGGCGGATCAGGCCAAGAAAAGGCTTCGATTGCCTCGTGGAGTCAAGTGATTGGGAAATGGCTGACCGAACTGTATCAGCCAGCCGAGCCGCCGGTTTCCGACGACGACGATCTTGATCAGCAGCCGGCTGTGACTCGCGATCGCACATCGATGGCGCTCGATGCAGCGACGAAGTTGATGGAACGGTTTGCTGATCTGAACGCTGGATTGGACCTGGACATTACTGGCGCCGCTGCCATTGAAATGCTGGCGGCACGGTTAGGGGACACTCGTGTGGTGGGCACCGCGAAACCAGATCATGTTCAGATTCTCGGTTGGTTGGACCTTGCACTTGACGATGCACCGGCGATGACGGTCGTTGGTCTGAATCATCCGTTTGTGCCTGGTGCGACGACCAGTGATCCGTTCTTGCCCGGTTCGCTTCGGACTAAACTTCGCATGGCCGACAACGAACGCCGTTACGCTCGCGACGTCTACGCGATGCACCTGATCCTGTCTGCTCGAAAAGACATTCGGTTCATCGTCGGAAAGTCGAAGGCGGATGGGACGCCGACACCGCCCAGCCGATTGCTTGCGGCAACGCCAACCGAAGACGCGGCTCGTCGAATTCGAATGCTGCTTGGAAAACCTCGAAGCCGGACGCTGATCGACCACCAGTGGGATCAACCGCCAACCGAAAACGGAATCGTCATCGCCGGATCGAAACTCGAGATCCCGGCGTTTGATTTGTCCGGTGACGAAGACATCGTGAAGACGATGAGTGTCACAGCGTTTCGCGACTACTTGGCGTGTCCTTACCGTTTCTACCTTCGTCACGTCTTGAAACTAAGGCCGATTGATGATCAGTCGGGTGAGCTTGCCGCCAATCAGTTTGGCGATCTTGTTCACGGGGCGCTAGAACGTTTTGGTGAATCGCCTGACCGCGATGAAGAGCAAGCGTCCAAGATCGAAAAGTTACTGTTGGAATATCTGCATGAATACGCCGCGGACTTTTACGGCAGCGACGCTTCCACGGCGGTCGGGATCCAAGTCGCCCAAGCTGAACGCCGACTAAAGGCAGTCGCGATCGTGCAAGCCCAGCGCATTGCCGAGGGGTGGAAGATTCACGCCTCGGAAGCTTCCGTTAGCGAAAAGGAAGGAGCGGGGGTTGAAGTGGATGGCCGGCGAATGGGGCTGCGGGGCCGATTCGATCGAATCGATTTTCATCAAGCGACCGGTCGCTGGGCGATCTTGGACTACAAAACTCACGGGCACAAACCCGAAAAGAAACACCTCGAAAAGGCTGGTGATGGACACCGCTGGATTGACCTTCAATTGCCACTGTATCGCATGATGGTTCCGTTTTTGGGAATTGAGGCTCCGCCTCAAGAAGTATCGCTCGGCTATTTCAATGTCAGTGAAAAGGACGAAGAGACGAAAATCAATCTGGCCGAGTTCACCGAACCGCAAATGTCAGATGCCGAACAGATCATTCATCACTGCATTCGGCAAATCTGGCAGCGCAAGTTCGAACCGACAAGCGAACGAGTTGAGTTCGATGACTATTCGATGATTCTGCAAACCGACGTCGCCAGCCGCATGCTGGATCAAGATGATTCCTGGGGATCCGAAGGAGAAGGAGCATGA
- a CDS encoding TIGR03546 family protein, whose amino-acid sequence MILWTIKLFNTLRRAIAGRRYPHQLAWAVAFGLLLGIIPHGNLLAIMLLVVVLSLKLNHAAAGLTAIGVSFIAARLDPISHEVGNYVLTHPDVTEVAANAWALPLVPWMDLNNTVVMGSFVIGTLALLPVFIITYPVFRAFRPKEDSAESEIAASKLPTDTRQTDLHQTETRPITLVDHGHGAVPSPHRESQRDGQRDKSGATNNRIDFKEISSDEIGDDEVTANDGTKVAVQTRVDVIRMSDASAVPAPHDDYASTQSPSASSNAFDESQPMDEALNYLLRQLRDSQTRKSV is encoded by the coding sequence ATGATTCTCTGGACAATCAAACTGTTCAATACACTCCGACGAGCAATCGCCGGGCGTCGTTATCCGCACCAACTAGCCTGGGCCGTCGCGTTCGGGCTATTGCTTGGCATCATACCGCACGGCAACTTGCTGGCGATCATGCTGTTGGTGGTCGTTTTGTCGTTGAAGCTGAACCATGCCGCGGCGGGCTTGACCGCCATCGGTGTGTCGTTCATCGCAGCGCGGCTAGATCCGATTTCTCACGAAGTCGGTAACTATGTGTTGACGCACCCCGACGTGACCGAGGTCGCCGCCAATGCGTGGGCGTTACCGCTGGTTCCATGGATGGACCTGAACAACACCGTCGTGATGGGCAGTTTTGTGATCGGGACCTTGGCGCTGCTGCCAGTGTTCATAATCACTTATCCCGTGTTCCGAGCATTCCGTCCCAAGGAAGACTCGGCCGAATCGGAAATTGCGGCATCGAAACTGCCGACCGACACCCGTCAAACCGATTTGCACCAAACCGAAACTCGGCCGATCACGCTTGTCGATCATGGCCATGGTGCAGTGCCATCACCGCACCGTGAAAGCCAGCGCGACGGTCAACGTGACAAGTCTGGCGCGACCAACAATCGGATCGACTTCAAAGAAATTTCGAGCGACGAGATTGGTGATGACGAAGTCACGGCAAATGACGGAACCAAGGTCGCCGTACAGACTCGAGTCGACGTGATCCGAATGTCCGATGCCTCGGCAGTCCCCGCACCTCATGACGACTACGCCTCGACGCAGTCCCCATCCGCTTCATCAAATGCGTTTGATGAAAGCCAACCAATGGACGAAGCACTCAACTACTTGCTGCGTCAATTGCGAGACTCACAGACAAGGAAATCGGTATGA
- a CDS encoding TIGR03545 family protein: MIRWRFVLTRLIVVVAIVFLLSWGLGPLATYVTVRGIESVTGAKVDIARANVGLFPPRVQYVNVQITDPRDGKDMRDAIRADSIELVIDGDAMLHRRWVASSGVITGLQIGSARETSGRIENTISADKSDDGKSMLAQLLGAQVDQLGDQAESLVTDLETLRRSKEIRARWEGEYAATVLRARQLESKIRTISERAKGIDNPLRDYVEIERTFAEAREAKDDLMAVRQSLDSLPEQLQLDLASLEEAKRIDIAKVDKYIPGDLSNASGFGIDIITNAVRDQILEIKSYLDNGRTLANYTIVAPESLRVRGVDHNLERVARPELMVRHCEVNGLMRSGGDVYAMTGIVENMTPTPEQLAEPTRARFRLEGPEVLRVEYVRDRRNDANVDLLTLHWPEMDAKPMRLGNPAEAGLAINGGKRELWVQVRTEGNAIEGRLVSKQTGVQMDLNVDPKFNNAAGVVSMRDSLAAVDRIEIDANFAGTWKDLDLKLNTNLGQVMRRASQDAIDGQLRDTKAKMTAKIEKVHADQTIALRQWLGSQATEARTLLASADKSIEEMSRKVLSEAGNAEAMLGSRLRSAIESKLR; encoded by the coding sequence ATGATTCGCTGGCGTTTTGTACTCACTCGGTTGATTGTTGTCGTTGCGATCGTCTTTCTGCTTAGCTGGGGACTGGGACCGCTGGCGACTTATGTCACGGTTCGCGGAATCGAAAGCGTCACGGGCGCTAAGGTCGACATTGCGAGAGCGAACGTTGGCCTATTTCCGCCGCGCGTTCAGTACGTCAATGTGCAAATCACGGATCCGCGTGATGGCAAAGATATGCGAGATGCAATCCGAGCGGATTCAATCGAGCTGGTGATTGATGGCGACGCGATGCTGCATCGCCGCTGGGTCGCTAGCAGCGGTGTGATCACAGGATTGCAAATCGGATCGGCACGCGAAACCTCTGGCCGGATTGAAAACACAATATCGGCTGACAAGTCGGATGACGGAAAATCCATGCTCGCCCAACTGCTTGGCGCTCAAGTCGATCAGCTTGGCGACCAAGCCGAATCGCTGGTCACGGATTTAGAAACGCTGCGCCGCAGCAAAGAGATTCGCGCACGCTGGGAAGGCGAATACGCCGCCACGGTTCTGCGAGCACGCCAGTTGGAGTCGAAAATCCGAACGATCAGCGAACGTGCAAAAGGGATCGATAATCCGTTGCGTGACTATGTTGAAATCGAACGTACTTTCGCCGAAGCCCGCGAGGCAAAGGACGACTTGATGGCCGTGCGCCAGTCGCTCGATTCACTTCCCGAACAATTGCAACTCGATTTGGCATCTCTCGAAGAAGCGAAACGTATCGACATCGCCAAAGTAGACAAGTACATCCCTGGCGATCTTAGCAATGCGTCGGGGTTCGGAATCGATATCATCACCAATGCGGTCCGCGATCAAATCTTAGAAATCAAGTCCTACTTGGACAACGGTCGAACTCTTGCCAACTACACCATCGTGGCGCCGGAGAGTCTGCGTGTCCGCGGTGTCGATCATAATTTGGAACGTGTTGCACGTCCCGAACTGATGGTCCGTCACTGCGAAGTCAACGGACTGATGCGTTCCGGCGGCGATGTGTACGCCATGACTGGCATCGTCGAAAACATGACACCCACGCCTGAACAACTTGCCGAGCCAACGCGTGCTCGATTCCGTCTCGAAGGACCGGAAGTGCTGCGAGTCGAGTATGTTCGCGATCGACGTAATGACGCCAACGTCGACTTGCTGACACTGCACTGGCCCGAAATGGACGCCAAGCCGATGCGGTTGGGCAATCCTGCCGAAGCTGGTTTGGCAATCAACGGTGGTAAGCGAGAACTGTGGGTTCAAGTTCGCACCGAAGGCAACGCAATCGAAGGCCGATTGGTCAGCAAGCAAACCGGCGTGCAGATGGACCTGAATGTTGATCCCAAATTTAACAACGCTGCCGGTGTCGTTTCAATGCGAGACTCGTTGGCGGCCGTTGACCGAATCGAAATTGATGCCAATTTCGCCGGCACTTGGAAAGACTTGGACCTAAAACTCAACACGAACTTGGGCCAAGTGATGCGTCGTGCATCGCAAGATGCGATCGATGGCCAACTTCGTGACACAAAAGCAAAGATGACCGCCAAGATCGAAAAGGTACACGCCGACCAAACGATCGCGCTGCGTCAATGGCTTGGATCGCAAGCTACCGAAGCTCGGACCCTGCTAGCCAGTGCCGACAAGTCGATCGAAGAAATGAGCCGCAAGGTTCTCAGCGAAGCCGGCAACGCCGAAGCCATGCTTGGCAGTCGGTTGCGAAGCGCGATCGAAAGCAAGCTGCGATAG